One Deinococcus psychrotolerans genomic window carries:
- a CDS encoding ring-cleaving dioxygenase: MPTPELQLSGIHHLTAVSANIRENKRFYTQDLGMRLVKRSVNQDDTSAYHLFYSDKVGTPGMDLTFFDWSVGRERRGSHSVTCTALRVRDEASLRYWQGRFQELGIQHAEITERGGRLTLDFEDPEGQRLALVVDGGAGDPPVPWERSPVPAEYQVRGLGPITITIPTLANTDKVLQQVMHLRPVREYPDPTSPAHTVHVYEMGAGGPHAELHVAVRPDMSPVQSGAGGVHHVAFRTPNEQEYHAWNEHLSHFGLHSSGEVDRYYFRSLYFREPNGVLFEIATDGPGFGVDEDMATLGEKTILPPRFESRRAQILAGLKPVD; the protein is encoded by the coding sequence ATGCCTACTCCCGAATTGCAACTCAGCGGCATCCACCACCTGACCGCCGTGTCCGCCAACATTCGTGAAAACAAACGCTTCTACACCCAGGATCTGGGCATGCGCCTGGTTAAACGCAGCGTCAATCAGGACGACACCAGCGCTTACCACCTCTTCTACTCTGACAAAGTCGGTACGCCTGGTATGGACCTTACCTTCTTCGACTGGTCGGTGGGCCGCGAGCGCCGGGGGAGCCACAGCGTGACCTGTACTGCCCTGCGCGTCAGGGACGAGGCAAGTCTGCGGTACTGGCAGGGCCGTTTTCAGGAGCTTGGTATTCAGCACGCGGAGATCACCGAACGCGGCGGGCGGCTCACCCTCGATTTTGAGGATCCGGAGGGCCAGCGGCTGGCTCTCGTGGTGGACGGTGGGGCAGGCGATCCGCCTGTTCCCTGGGAGCGCAGCCCGGTGCCTGCCGAGTATCAGGTACGCGGTCTAGGGCCGATCACCATCACCATTCCGACTTTGGCCAATACGGACAAAGTGCTGCAACAGGTCATGCATCTGCGTCCGGTACGCGAATACCCGGATCCGACGAGTCCCGCGCACACCGTGCATGTCTACGAGATGGGTGCAGGTGGCCCGCACGCAGAACTGCACGTGGCAGTGCGCCCTGATATGTCTCCAGTTCAATCCGGCGCGGGCGGGGTACATCACGTTGCTTTCCGGACGCCCAACGAACAGGAATACCATGCCTGGAACGAGCACCTCAGCCATTTCGGTCTGCATAGCAGCGGTGAGGTGGACCGCTATTACTTCCGCAGCCTGTACTTCCGCGAACCGAACGGTGTGCTGTTCGAGATTGCCACCGATGGCCCTGGCTTCGGGGTGGACGAGGATATGGCGACGCTGGGAGAGAAGACCATTTTACCGCC